The following are encoded together in the Bradysia coprophila strain Holo2 unplaced genomic scaffold, BU_Bcop_v1 contig_87, whole genome shotgun sequence genome:
- the LOC119084678 gene encoding testis-specific zinc finger protein topi-like, which yields MEHSDDNAWTGRNIFAHLNDFEESQAENILASNHSQTPSSPTPQPEPERSDSSHGKSSKESAKAKIGIKIPKLEGTNKNYVLQCEEDMTQDFMDYLKEMSLSFCAVSDTGGKPTGSFQIKCEYCKEVFTTEDFECHQCDLYEDNAFDGRNILKRIRENSALIATLLKNNSAEADSSTNNHPPKVKDVPKNKKKNGPFECTLCDRKFIYESGLTSHMAKHALECPLEPKQLLKHVVKCLKCSQVLCGDNIGKAIDHFVRNHGYSVEPNGKTDAETDLEPVSADSIYKCVIINAVFQCEFCDFLFCDVNGLLNHSASHHPKLGFECTWCELNFATLKEISSHRQSECPFHDKNVNFGLQTFYVCNVCNTNFMSLEFLYDHRSQQRHFFPRKADDWGGGLAIGCEKCEVVVDSADAMTSHAEEHYMRKSRWRNFEANSAPVAPSFPNSRNRKYLCEVCGKTYTQSSHLWQHLRFHQGIKPFVCTEPNCNRKFTIRPDLNDHIRKCHTGERPYHCLICGKRFLTGSVFYQHRLIHRGERRYGCDQCNKRFYRADALKNHLRIHSGERPYPCPNCPKSFRQRGDREKHIRARHNKHEIDLQPSMAKLKSTHIMLDGPVRSKKELLLRNQLRNALKMQENAVDVGGVSFPKSMFRPILGDIDANIM from the exons ATGGAACATTCAGACGACAATGCTTGGACAGGCAGAAACATTTTCGCTCATTTGAACGACTTCGAAGAGTCGCAagccgaaaatattttggcgAGCAATCACAGCCAAACGCCCAGCAGTCCGACTCCTCAGCCTGAGCCAGAACGCTCCGACAGTAGTCATGGCAAATCGTCAAAGGAATCAGCAAAGGCCAAAATCGGAATTAAAATACCGAAACTCGAGGGAACGAACAAAAACTATGTGCTGCAGTGCGAGGAGGACATGACCCAGGATTTTATGGACTATCTCAAAGAGATGTCGTTGTCATTTTGTGCTGTCAGTGACACAGGAG GAAAGCCGACCGGTTCGTTTCAGATCAAATGCGAATACTGCAAGGAGGTATTCACAACGGAAGATTTTGAATGCCATCAGTGCGATCTGTACGAGGACAATGCATTCGACGGCCGTAACATTCTGAAACGGATCCGAGAGAACAGTGCGTTGATTGCGACGTTGTTGAAGAACAATTCGGCTGAAGCGGACAGTTCGACCAACAATCATCCGCCGAAAGTCAAAGACGTGccgaaaaataagaagaagaacgGGCCGTTTGAGTGCACCCTCTGCGAtcgcaaatttatttacgagTCCGGATTGACGAGTCATATGGCAAAGCATGCGTTAGAATGTCCGCTGGAGCCGAAGCAACTGCTGAAGCATGTggttaaatgtttgaaatgttCGCAAGTTCTGTGTGGTGACAACATTGGGAAAGCAATCGATCATTTCGTTAGAAATCATGGCTATTCGGTTGAACCGAATGGTAAGACTGATGCGGAAACAGAT CTGGAACCTGTTTCCGCCGACAGTATATACAAGTGTGTGATCATCAACGCGGTCTTTCaatgtgaattttgtgattttctatTCTGTGACGTCAACGGCCTCCTCAACCATTCAGCTTCGCATCATCCGAAGCTCGGATTCGAGTGTACATGGTGCGAACTTAACTTCGCCACCCTGAAAGAGATCAGTTCGCATCGGCAGAGCGAGTGTCCGTTCCACGAcaaaaacgtcaactttggcCTGCAAACGTTTTACGTGTGCAACGTGTGCAACACGAATTTCATGTCACTGGAATTTCTGTACGACCATCGCAGTCAACAGAGACATTTCTTTCCGCGCAAAGCAGACGATTGGGGTGGAGGTCTTGCAATCGGTTGCGAAAAGTGTGAGGTGGTCGTGGACAGTGCCGACGCAATGACCAGCCATGCCGAGGAACATTATATGCGAAAGTCGCGTTGGCGTAATTTCGAGGCGAACTCGGCACCGGTGGCTCCGTCCTTCCCGAATTCGAGGAATCGAAAGTATTTGTGCGAAGTGTGTGGCAAAACGTACACGCAATCGAGTCATTTGTGGCAGCATTTACGATTCCATCAAG GTATCAAACCGTTCGTCTGCACCGAACCGAATTGCAACCGTAAATTCACCATCCGTCCCGATTTGAACGATCACATACGCAAATGTCACACCGGAGAACGGCCGTATCATTGCCTGATTTGCGGTAAACGATTTTTGACCGGTTCGGTGTTTTATCAGCATCGGTTGATTCATCGGGGCGAACGTCGCTATGGCTGTGATCAATGCAACAAGCGCTTTTATCGGGCCGACG CACTGAAAAATCATCTTCGTATTCACTCGGGCGAACGACCCTATCCCTGTCCCAACTGTCCGAAGAGCTTCCGTCAGCGTGGCGACCGTGAGAAGCATATCAGAGCTCGGCACAACAAACACGAAATTGATTTGCAGCCGTCCATGGCCAAATTGAAGAGCACCCACATAATGTTGGATGGTCCCGTGCGAAGTAAGAAAGAGTTGCTGCTGCGGAATCAGCTGAGAAATGCGTTGAAGATGCAAGAGAATGCCGTTGACGTGGGTGGCGTATCATTTCCGAAGAGTATGTTCCGACCGATTTTGGGTGACATTGATGCGAATATCATGTGA